In Actinoplanes derwentensis, the following proteins share a genomic window:
- a CDS encoding ABC transporter ATP-binding protein produces the protein MPDPVAEKTSTEEDEAVTPEGMLAEQEGELALPYWLTSTEEAANTTFLQMVRRLPRLLREAWLLAWRASPRTTLAVLASQVAGGVAAAVGLISVVGVLDGLLRAGPTPERVRAAVPALALLILALAVRGLLQSAATAAHGRLSPMVSEAAEMKLMDLTTRVDLATFDDPGWRDAMERARDRGTFAAQQVVDHSIDLFTHLMGLIAAAGVLAVLHPALLPMLVLAVLPTGWAAVRSARLGYRSRLRLIAVWRRQRMLAYLLAAREPAAELRAFTVRRFLLTEVGRLLRISTLEEIRVIGRVVRTNLLGQALSGLATGLAYAMLFGLLWTGRMALATAGAAAYAINMGIGKLTELAFTANRVYEQGLYFADFQGFCDLSLARAEPDGNRAPDAFAEIRLDHVTFSYPDADRPAVSDVSLTLRHGQIIALVGENGSGKSTLAAVLAGLYRPQTGTVTWDGVDAAGFDPETVRERVAVVMQEPTRWPLSARLNIAIGRHDRPATLERVRESARAGDAHDFVMELPREYETLLSRHFTDGADLSGGQWQRLAVSRAFHRDAPLLICDEPTANLDARAEHEVYRRLRDLAAGRTVVLITHRMASVREADRIYVLDHGAVIEEGGHEELITAGGLYAQLFTLQASAYQTA, from the coding sequence ATGCCGGACCCCGTTGCCGAGAAGACTTCAACTGAAGAGGACGAGGCGGTCACCCCCGAGGGGATGCTGGCCGAGCAGGAGGGGGAACTGGCGCTTCCCTACTGGCTGACCAGCACCGAAGAGGCGGCCAACACCACGTTCCTGCAGATGGTCCGGCGGCTGCCACGGCTGCTGCGGGAAGCCTGGCTGCTCGCCTGGCGGGCCAGCCCACGGACCACCCTGGCGGTGCTGGCGTCGCAGGTGGCCGGCGGGGTGGCGGCCGCGGTGGGGCTGATCAGTGTGGTCGGGGTGCTGGACGGGCTGTTGCGGGCCGGGCCGACTCCGGAGCGGGTACGGGCCGCCGTACCGGCGCTGGCGCTGTTGATCCTGGCCCTTGCCGTTCGGGGTCTGCTGCAGTCGGCGGCGACGGCGGCGCACGGGCGGCTGTCGCCGATGGTGTCCGAGGCCGCCGAGATGAAACTGATGGATCTGACCACCCGGGTGGACCTGGCCACGTTCGACGACCCGGGCTGGCGCGACGCCATGGAACGGGCCCGGGACCGGGGCACCTTCGCCGCCCAGCAGGTGGTCGACCACAGCATCGACCTGTTCACCCATCTGATGGGGCTGATCGCGGCGGCCGGAGTGCTGGCGGTGCTCCATCCGGCGCTGCTGCCGATGCTGGTGCTGGCGGTGCTGCCGACCGGGTGGGCGGCGGTCCGGTCGGCGCGGCTCGGCTATCGCAGCCGGCTGCGGCTGATCGCGGTGTGGCGGCGGCAGCGGATGCTCGCCTACCTGTTGGCGGCCCGCGAACCGGCCGCCGAGCTGCGGGCCTTCACAGTGCGGCGGTTCCTGCTCACCGAGGTCGGGCGGCTGCTGCGGATCTCCACCCTGGAGGAGATCCGGGTGATCGGGCGGGTGGTCCGGACCAACCTGCTCGGGCAGGCGCTGAGCGGGCTGGCGACCGGGCTGGCGTACGCGATGTTGTTCGGGCTGCTCTGGACCGGCCGGATGGCGCTGGCCACCGCGGGCGCCGCCGCCTACGCGATCAACATGGGCATCGGGAAACTGACCGAGCTGGCGTTCACCGCGAACCGGGTCTACGAACAGGGCCTGTACTTCGCCGACTTCCAGGGGTTCTGCGACCTGTCGCTGGCCCGGGCCGAACCGGACGGGAACCGGGCGCCGGACGCCTTCGCCGAGATCCGCCTCGACCACGTGACCTTCAGCTATCCGGACGCCGACCGGCCCGCGGTCAGCGACGTGAGCCTGACGCTGCGGCACGGGCAGATCATCGCCCTGGTCGGTGAGAACGGTTCCGGCAAGTCGACGCTGGCGGCCGTGCTGGCCGGGCTCTACCGGCCGCAGACCGGCACGGTGACCTGGGACGGCGTGGACGCGGCCGGTTTCGACCCGGAGACCGTGCGGGAACGGGTCGCGGTGGTCATGCAGGAACCCACCCGGTGGCCGCTGTCGGCGCGGCTCAACATCGCGATCGGCCGCCACGATCGGCCGGCCACCCTGGAACGGGTGCGGGAGTCGGCGCGGGCCGGAGACGCGCACGACTTCGTGATGGAGCTGCCGCGGGAGTACGAGACGCTGCTGTCCCGGCATTTCACCGACGGTGCCGACCTGTCCGGCGGGCAGTGGCAGCGGCTCGCGGTCAGCCGGGCCTTCCATCGGGACGCGCCGCTGCTGATCTGCGACGAACCGACCGCGAACCTGGACGCGCGGGCCGAGCACGAGGTCTACCGGCGGTTGCGGGACCTGGCCGCCGGGCGGACCGTGGTGCTGATCACGCACCGGATGGCGAGTGTGCGGGAGGCCGACCGGATCTACGTCCTCGATCACGGGGCGGTGATCGAGGAAGGCGGCCACGAGGAGCTGATCACGGCCGGTGGACTGTATGCACAGTTGTTCACGTTGCAGGCCAGCGCCTACCAGACCGCGTGA
- a CDS encoding ROK family glucokinase, translating into MTLTIGIDVGGTKVAGGVVDEHGTVLASNRRATPADDQAGTRDTIVEVAAELAAHYPTATAIGIGAAAWIDVTGSTVLFAPNLAWRDEPLQAYVSKATGLPVVLDNDANVAGWAEFRFGVAKHADSMVMITVGTGIGGAVVINGKLWHGAHGIAAELGHIQSVPDGHPCGCGRLGCLEQYASGNALVRFGRAGARQEPDRAAKLLELAGGDALAITGRQITEAARAGDGVAMDAFAQVGYWLGVALADLAQSLDPDIMVIGGGVIDAGPLLMGPAERAYREQLANRDRFPVAEIHAASTGNDAGVVGAADLARGI; encoded by the coding sequence GTGACGCTGACCATCGGAATCGACGTGGGCGGCACCAAGGTCGCCGGCGGTGTGGTCGACGAGCACGGCACCGTGCTCGCGTCGAACCGGCGGGCGACGCCGGCCGACGACCAGGCCGGCACCCGGGACACGATCGTCGAGGTGGCGGCCGAACTGGCGGCGCATTACCCGACCGCGACCGCGATCGGCATCGGCGCCGCGGCGTGGATCGACGTCACCGGTTCGACGGTGCTCTTCGCCCCGAACCTGGCCTGGCGCGACGAGCCGTTGCAGGCCTACGTGAGCAAGGCCACCGGCCTGCCCGTGGTGCTGGACAACGACGCCAACGTGGCCGGCTGGGCCGAGTTCCGGTTCGGTGTCGCCAAACACGCCGACTCGATGGTGATGATCACCGTGGGTACCGGCATCGGCGGCGCCGTCGTGATCAACGGCAAGCTGTGGCACGGCGCCCACGGCATCGCCGCCGAACTGGGCCACATCCAGTCGGTCCCGGACGGGCACCCGTGCGGCTGCGGCCGGCTGGGCTGCCTGGAGCAGTACGCCAGCGGCAACGCCCTGGTCCGGTTCGGCCGGGCCGGTGCCCGGCAGGAGCCGGATCGGGCCGCGAAACTGCTGGAACTGGCCGGCGGCGACGCCCTGGCCATCACCGGGCGGCAGATCACCGAGGCGGCGCGGGCCGGCGATGGGGTCGCGATGGACGCGTTCGCCCAGGTCGGCTACTGGCTCGGGGTGGCGTTGGCGGACCTGGCGCAGAGCCTGGACCCGGACATCATGGTGATCGGCGGCGGGGTGATCGACGCCGGGCCGCTGCTGATGGGCCCGGCCGAACGGGCCTACCGCGAGCAACTGGCCAACCGGGACCGTTTCCCGGTGGCGGAGATCCACGCCGCGTCCACCGGCAACGACGCCGGGGTGGTCGGCGCGGCCGACCTGGCCCGCGGGATCTGA
- a CDS encoding SRPBCC family protein: protein MADTSAQSIQVHAPLARVAAVICDFASYPEWAESIKKAEITEEYEDGYAARVRFQIDATVLVDEYTLEYAYADDLSRIEWTLTEPSKTQRSQEGSYDLVANADGSTTVTYTLAVDLAIGMLGMFRRKAEKMIMDTALRELKRRVESQPAA from the coding sequence ATGGCGGACACCTCGGCACAGTCGATTCAGGTCCACGCGCCGCTGGCCCGGGTGGCCGCGGTGATCTGCGACTTCGCGTCATATCCGGAGTGGGCCGAGTCGATCAAGAAGGCGGAGATCACCGAGGAGTACGAGGACGGTTACGCCGCCCGGGTGCGCTTTCAGATCGACGCCACGGTGCTGGTGGACGAGTACACGTTGGAGTACGCGTACGCCGACGATCTGTCCCGGATCGAGTGGACCCTGACCGAGCCGTCGAAGACGCAGCGTTCCCAGGAGGGGTCGTACGACCTCGTGGCGAACGCGGACGGCAGCACGACGGTGACGTACACCCTGGCGGTGGATCTCGCGATCGGGATGCTCGGGATGTTCCGCCGCAAGGCCGAGAAAATGATCATGGATACGGCGTTGCGGGAGCTCAAGCGCCGCGTCGAGAGCCAGCCCGCGGCCTGA
- a CDS encoding GAF domain-containing sensor histidine kinase translates to MPALVSDPTRIRPAEAAARVVMLLLVAALTWTATGDPVQLGWIGLLAIAVVPGFVARGHAYLAPLGRAAEVVVTCLAAGSIAAAAQVADRVDAGFGAEAVLPYLSVPLLTAALRRRPAEGVWLLGLAAATMAAGGALAGPSEPLSQPGYLAACGQWLVLGAIITFAAETMRQLLQPPEPTPQPYAEATRLLTQLRSVARSLPGATLDPGGISEHLLEELRAVAAGHRAAVLSASGGGRLVVLAQTGAERVDWETTLDADSGIADAWATQQPQTASRSQARSHQGGDVSSLVVPLVAGVRTIGLVILETDAPGAYPSPVVQAVTEVTGPASLRLEAALLFDDVRSLATNEERQRLAREIHDGVAQELVMVGYGIDNAQATLPEGADETAEELRSLRAEVTRVITELRLSLFELRSEVDRNGGLAPAIAEYARTLGTSAGLRVHFTFDESTARLPAATEAELLRIAQEAITNARKHAGASNLWVTCAVDPPYAQIEVSDDGKGFADTRPDGRYGLTIMAERAERIRGRLEITPRHPSGTTVAVVLGTPPRRDSVRDSVSAQEGE, encoded by the coding sequence GTGCCAGCCCTCGTCAGTGATCCCACGCGTATCCGCCCGGCCGAAGCCGCGGCACGCGTCGTCATGCTCCTGCTGGTCGCCGCGCTGACCTGGACCGCCACCGGCGATCCGGTGCAGCTCGGCTGGATCGGTCTGCTGGCGATCGCGGTGGTCCCCGGTTTCGTGGCCCGCGGGCACGCCTATCTGGCCCCGCTGGGCCGGGCCGCCGAGGTCGTGGTGACCTGTCTCGCGGCCGGCTCGATCGCCGCGGCCGCGCAGGTCGCCGACCGGGTCGACGCCGGGTTCGGGGCCGAGGCGGTGCTGCCCTACCTGTCGGTGCCGCTGCTCACCGCGGCGCTGCGGCGCCGCCCGGCCGAGGGGGTGTGGCTGCTCGGCCTGGCCGCCGCCACGATGGCCGCCGGCGGCGCTCTGGCCGGGCCGAGTGAGCCGCTGAGCCAGCCGGGTTACCTGGCGGCCTGCGGGCAGTGGCTGGTGCTGGGCGCGATCATCACGTTCGCCGCCGAGACGATGCGCCAGTTGCTGCAGCCGCCGGAGCCGACCCCGCAGCCGTACGCGGAGGCGACCCGCCTGCTGACTCAGCTGCGCAGTGTGGCCCGGTCGTTGCCGGGCGCGACGCTGGATCCGGGTGGCATCTCCGAGCACCTGCTGGAGGAGTTGCGGGCGGTGGCGGCGGGGCACCGGGCGGCGGTGCTGTCGGCCAGCGGTGGCGGCCGTCTGGTGGTGCTGGCGCAGACCGGGGCGGAGCGGGTCGACTGGGAGACGACGCTGGACGCCGACTCCGGGATCGCCGACGCCTGGGCGACGCAGCAGCCGCAGACCGCCAGCCGGTCCCAGGCGCGCAGTCATCAGGGCGGCGACGTGTCCTCGCTGGTGGTGCCGCTGGTCGCCGGGGTCCGCACGATCGGTCTGGTGATCCTGGAGACGGATGCTCCGGGGGCGTACCCGTCGCCGGTGGTTCAGGCGGTGACCGAGGTGACCGGCCCGGCGTCGCTGCGGCTGGAGGCCGCCCTGCTCTTCGACGACGTCCGGTCGCTGGCCACCAACGAGGAGCGCCAGCGCCTGGCCCGGGAGATCCACGACGGGGTCGCGCAGGAGCTGGTGATGGTCGGTTACGGCATCGACAACGCGCAGGCGACGCTGCCGGAGGGGGCCGACGAGACGGCCGAGGAGCTGCGGTCGCTGCGGGCCGAGGTGACCCGGGTGATCACCGAGTTGCGGCTGAGCCTGTTCGAGCTGCGGTCCGAGGTCGATCGCAACGGCGGTCTGGCGCCGGCCATCGCGGAGTACGCGCGGACGCTCGGCACCAGTGCCGGTCTGCGGGTGCATTTCACGTTCGACGAGTCGACGGCCCGGCTGCCGGCGGCGACCGAGGCCGAACTGCTGCGGATCGCGCAGGAGGCGATCACCAACGCGCGCAAGCACGCGGGGGCGTCGAATCTGTGGGTGACCTGCGCGGTGGACCCGCCGTACGCTCAGATCGAAGTCTCCGACGACGGCAAGGGGTTCGCGGACACCCGGCCCGACGGACGATACGGTCTTACCATCATGGCGGAACGCGCCGAACGCATCCGAGGCCGTCTCGAGATCACTCCGCGACACCCGAGCGGGACAACCGTCGCTGTAGTGCTCGGAACACCGCCTCGGCGCGATAGCGTGCGGGATAGCGTTTCCGCGCAAGAAGGGGAGTAA
- a CDS encoding TlpA family protein disulfide reductase has translation MDPVGMGAVAVGLWRRRHDGRVAAVSAASEDRHMRELLERLGVEPADATLLQFSTAFCAPCRAMRRVSAEVADLLPGVRHVEVDAESHLAEVRELGIWRTPTLLILDADGREVRRATGVPTKPHLIAALAEILP, from the coding sequence ATGGATCCGGTGGGGATGGGTGCCGTCGCCGTGGGACTGTGGCGTCGGCGACACGACGGGCGGGTGGCCGCCGTGTCCGCGGCGAGCGAGGATCGGCATATGCGGGAACTGCTGGAAAGGCTCGGGGTCGAGCCGGCTGACGCCACACTGCTGCAGTTCTCGACCGCCTTCTGCGCGCCCTGCCGGGCGATGCGGCGGGTCAGTGCCGAGGTCGCGGACCTGCTTCCCGGCGTGCGGCACGTCGAGGTGGACGCCGAGAGCCATCTGGCGGAGGTCCGTGAGCTGGGGATCTGGCGTACACCCACGTTGTTGATCCTGGACGCCGACGGCCGGGAGGTCCGCCGCGCGACGGGGGTGCCGACCAAACCGCACCTGATCGCCGCGCTGGCGGAGATCCTCCCCTAG
- a CDS encoding endonuclease/exonuclease/phosphatase family protein: MSGVPLRVVSWNVHGLRDDRAALTGLIRELAPDVLVVQEAPRRFRWRQKCARLAAETGLVVAAGGLPSLGNLVLVNLRVRVRRSWCLRYPLTPGRHMRGAVFAEGTVHGARFTVSGSHLATDPAERPSQAAVWKAELDAVKSPLIVAADLNEGPGGGAWRTVEDGLLGSPDDVPTFPAAEPRRRIDGLFVSPDVAIERYEILTSDRARAASDHLPIVVDLLLPSS; encoded by the coding sequence ATGTCCGGGGTCCCGCTGCGGGTGGTCAGCTGGAACGTGCACGGCTTGCGCGACGACCGGGCCGCGCTGACCGGCCTGATCCGGGAACTGGCCCCGGACGTCCTGGTCGTGCAGGAGGCGCCGCGCCGGTTCCGGTGGCGGCAGAAGTGCGCCCGGCTGGCTGCCGAGACCGGTCTGGTGGTGGCCGCCGGCGGCCTGCCGTCGCTGGGCAACCTGGTGCTGGTGAACCTGCGGGTGCGGGTGCGGCGGTCCTGGTGCCTGCGCTACCCGCTGACCCCGGGCCGGCACATGCGCGGCGCCGTCTTCGCCGAGGGCACGGTGCACGGCGCCCGGTTCACCGTCTCCGGCTCGCATCTGGCGACCGATCCGGCGGAGCGGCCGTCCCAGGCCGCCGTCTGGAAGGCCGAGCTGGATGCGGTCAAGAGCCCGTTGATCGTGGCCGCCGACCTGAACGAGGGCCCCGGCGGCGGCGCGTGGCGGACGGTCGAGGACGGCCTGCTGGGGTCACCCGACGACGTGCCGACGTTTCCCGCGGCGGAACCCCGCCGGCGTATCGACGGGCTTTTCGTCAGCCCCGACGTGGCCATCGAACGCTACGAGATCCTGACGAGCGACCGGGCACGCGCAGCGAGTGATCATTTACCGATCGTGGTGGACCTTTTGCTCCCTTCCTCCTAG
- a CDS encoding response regulator transcription factor, with amino-acid sequence MSTSPAPTTRTKVLLVDDHDLIRKGLRHAFERDRQFEVVGEAATAAEAVRQAGALQPDVVIMDLRLPDGSGLEATRALRKNNANMGIVVLTMYAGDDQLFGALEAGASAFVPKTAPADEVVAAARHAASAPSAFTAADLAEAMKRRLAPSGPQLSPREGQVLRLLADGMSVAGIAKQLFVSESTAKTHISKLYEKLGAANRAQALMTALRLGLLEAPDAPKF; translated from the coding sequence ATGTCGACCAGTCCGGCGCCGACGACGCGCACCAAGGTCCTCCTTGTCGACGATCACGACCTGATTCGTAAGGGGCTGCGACACGCATTCGAGCGCGACCGTCAGTTCGAGGTCGTCGGCGAGGCCGCCACGGCGGCGGAGGCGGTGCGCCAGGCCGGCGCCCTCCAGCCCGATGTCGTGATCATGGACCTCCGCCTGCCCGACGGCAGTGGCCTGGAGGCCACCCGCGCCCTGCGGAAGAACAACGCGAACATGGGCATCGTGGTCCTGACCATGTATGCGGGCGACGATCAGCTCTTCGGCGCTCTCGAGGCTGGGGCCAGCGCGTTCGTCCCCAAGACCGCTCCCGCGGACGAGGTCGTGGCGGCTGCCCGGCATGCCGCGTCGGCGCCGAGCGCGTTCACCGCGGCCGATCTGGCCGAGGCGATGAAGCGGCGTCTCGCTCCGTCCGGTCCGCAGCTCTCGCCGCGGGAGGGTCAGGTGCTCCGCCTGCTCGCCGACGGCATGAGTGTGGCCGGCATCGCCAAGCAGCTCTTCGTCTCGGAGTCGACGGCGAAGACCCACATCTCGAAGCTGTACGAGAAGCTGGGTGCGGCCAACCGGGCGCAGGCGCTGATGACGGCGCTCCGTCTGGGTCTGCTCGAAGCGCCGGACGCCCCGAAGTTCTAG
- a CDS encoding flavin-containing monooxygenase has protein sequence MQDSPDLGDRGDAVCVVGAGASGLTAIKNLREQGFAVDCYERETSVGGAWNWRHDRSPVYAGTHLISSRPLTEFPDFPMPDTWPDYPHHSRVLEYLERYAKHFGLGDHIWYGMEVVSITPVDGGRWDVTIQSTGGGSSRVQRYAAVVIANGHNWAPVTPEIPGDFLGQVIHSSAYKDPARLRNKRVLVIGGGNTGCDIAVEAAQHADRVWHSTRRGYWFAPKYVGSRPADQLGNERAPSWRRRRRARRIAADLTRWGMPAPEHTPFESNPVVNGLLPHYLGHGRIEPVPDVTGWDGNTVELADGSRIEPQLVITATGYRPRFDFAAPELLDADEHGRPDLHLHVFARRHPTLAVVGLVQPDSGLFPIAHWQSVAVARWLRLRARDPEKATEVQREESRRPLESWARRKVVPTRRYWFEVGHVDYLRAVEDLLTRMEKTS, from the coding sequence GTGCAAGACTCCCCGGACCTCGGTGACCGTGGTGACGCCGTGTGCGTCGTCGGTGCCGGCGCCAGCGGCCTGACCGCCATCAAGAACCTTCGCGAGCAGGGCTTCGCGGTCGACTGCTACGAGCGCGAGACCTCCGTCGGCGGCGCCTGGAACTGGCGTCACGACCGCAGCCCGGTCTATGCCGGAACCCACCTCATCTCGTCCCGTCCGCTGACCGAGTTCCCTGACTTCCCGATGCCGGACACCTGGCCCGACTACCCGCACCACAGCCGGGTCCTGGAATACCTGGAGCGGTACGCGAAGCACTTCGGGCTCGGCGACCACATCTGGTACGGCATGGAGGTCGTCTCGATCACCCCGGTCGACGGCGGCCGCTGGGACGTGACCATCCAGTCGACCGGCGGCGGCTCCTCCCGGGTGCAGCGCTACGCCGCCGTGGTGATCGCCAACGGGCACAACTGGGCGCCGGTGACCCCGGAGATCCCCGGCGACTTCCTCGGACAGGTGATCCACTCCAGCGCCTACAAGGACCCGGCACGGCTGCGCAACAAACGGGTCCTGGTGATCGGCGGCGGCAACACCGGCTGTGACATCGCGGTGGAGGCCGCCCAGCACGCCGACCGGGTGTGGCACTCCACCCGGCGCGGCTACTGGTTCGCCCCGAAATACGTCGGCAGCCGCCCCGCCGATCAGCTCGGCAACGAGCGGGCGCCGTCATGGCGCCGCCGCCGGCGGGCCCGCCGGATCGCCGCCGACCTGACCCGCTGGGGCATGCCGGCGCCGGAGCACACCCCTTTCGAGAGCAACCCGGTGGTCAACGGCCTGCTGCCGCACTATCTGGGGCACGGCCGGATCGAGCCGGTGCCGGACGTGACCGGCTGGGACGGCAACACGGTCGAACTGGCCGACGGCAGCCGCATCGAACCGCAACTGGTGATCACCGCGACCGGCTACCGCCCCCGCTTCGACTTCGCCGCCCCCGAACTGCTCGACGCCGACGAACACGGCCGTCCCGACCTGCACCTGCACGTGTTCGCCCGGCGGCATCCGACCCTCGCCGTGGTCGGCCTTGTGCAGCCGGACAGCGGACTCTTCCCGATCGCCCACTGGCAGAGCGTCGCGGTGGCCCGCTGGCTGCGGCTGCGCGCCCGGGACCCGGAGAAGGCCACCGAGGTGCAGCGGGAGGAGTCCCGGCGGCCCCTCGAATCGTGGGCCCGCCGCAAGGTGGTGCCGACCCGGCGCTACTGGTTCGAAGTCGGCCACGTGGACTACCTGCGCGCTGTCGAGGACCTTTTGACTCGGATGGAGAAGACGTCATGA
- a CDS encoding MFS transporter: MTRDFRLLAAGQGFSWLGNAFQTVALAVAVITTGDGARDLGLVMATNILTLLAGTLFGGIWADRLQPQRVMVASDAIRFAATAGIAAMFATGGYHLTLLCVLTVVSAGAGSFFNPAMSALKPLLVPAEDRQKANATLSLLQSMCGVAGPATAGITVAVFGAPAGFAINAVSFLASLAAVAMIRVRAPRGPRASAIHELRSGWREISSRSWLFSNLMGASVYHVANGVILVLVQIVAFERLGGAHAIGWIAAAEGLGGVIGSAIGIRLRPRRLLFAGLLALPLMSVWAFAYVWPGTLAAIMIGAVIGYAGLLFYDVAWDTSLQENVPHRALGRVSSWDYMTSFVAMPIGNALAGPLSDRFGIDRVLTVCGCVLLVASTAMLLVPASRRLTRTGQPAPDPLSPHTDPLPAAVMPVDPMPDPVTAKSG; this comes from the coding sequence ATGACACGTGACTTCCGGCTGCTCGCCGCCGGTCAGGGCTTCTCCTGGCTGGGCAACGCCTTCCAGACGGTCGCGCTCGCCGTCGCCGTCATCACCACCGGCGACGGCGCCCGCGACCTGGGCCTGGTCATGGCCACCAACATCCTCACGCTGCTGGCCGGCACCCTCTTCGGCGGCATCTGGGCCGACCGGCTGCAACCCCAGCGGGTGATGGTCGCCTCCGACGCGATCCGGTTCGCCGCCACCGCCGGTATCGCCGCGATGTTCGCCACCGGCGGCTACCACCTGACCTTGCTCTGCGTGCTGACCGTCGTCTCGGCCGGCGCCGGCAGCTTCTTCAACCCGGCGATGAGCGCCCTCAAGCCGCTGCTGGTCCCGGCCGAGGACCGGCAGAAGGCCAACGCCACCCTCAGCCTGCTGCAGTCGATGTGCGGCGTGGCCGGGCCGGCCACCGCGGGCATCACCGTCGCCGTGTTCGGCGCGCCGGCCGGTTTCGCCATCAACGCGGTCAGCTTCCTGGCCTCCCTGGCCGCCGTCGCGATGATCCGGGTCCGAGCCCCGCGCGGCCCCCGGGCCTCCGCCATCCACGAGCTGCGGTCCGGGTGGCGCGAGATCAGCAGCCGGAGCTGGTTGTTCAGCAACCTGATGGGCGCGAGCGTCTACCACGTGGCCAACGGCGTCATCCTGGTCTTGGTGCAGATCGTCGCGTTCGAACGGCTCGGCGGCGCGCACGCCATCGGCTGGATCGCCGCCGCCGAAGGACTGGGCGGGGTGATCGGCTCGGCGATCGGGATCCGTCTACGGCCCCGGCGGCTGCTCTTCGCCGGGCTCCTGGCGCTGCCGCTGATGTCGGTGTGGGCGTTCGCGTACGTCTGGCCCGGCACCCTCGCCGCCATCATGATCGGCGCGGTGATCGGTTACGCCGGCCTGCTCTTCTACGACGTCGCCTGGGACACCTCGTTGCAGGAGAACGTGCCGCACCGGGCGCTCGGCCGGGTCAGTTCCTGGGACTACATGACGTCGTTCGTGGCCATGCCGATCGGCAACGCCCTGGCCGGGCCGCTGTCCGACCGGTTCGGCATCGACCGCGTCCTCACCGTCTGCGGCTGTGTCCTGCTCGTCGCGAGCACCGCGATGCTGCTGGTGCCGGCCTCACGCCGGCTGACCCGAACCGGGCAGCCGGCTCCGGACCCGCTGTCGCCGCACACCGACCCGCTCCCGGCGGCGGTCATGCCGGTCGACCCGATGCCCGACCCGGTCACCGCGAAATCCGGCTAG
- a CDS encoding MarR family winged helix-turn-helix transcriptional regulator, whose translation MEDSVDEHVARWAGFWKKEPAFAPEVEGALVRMKFIQRWIDRADLAIFTEGFTVQDYKTLHVLMVQPWPTEATPAQLAEAANVTRAAMTSRLDRLDEAGLITRQMDGADRRRVIVRPTQKGREMWNKYIFKGMAVDQRALGALSVQELAQLNGILRKVLLSLEE comes from the coding sequence ATGGAAGACAGCGTGGACGAGCACGTGGCCCGATGGGCGGGGTTCTGGAAGAAGGAACCGGCCTTCGCACCCGAGGTCGAGGGCGCCCTGGTGCGGATGAAGTTCATTCAGCGCTGGATCGACCGGGCCGACCTGGCGATCTTCACCGAGGGCTTCACCGTGCAGGACTACAAGACCCTGCACGTGCTGATGGTGCAGCCGTGGCCGACCGAGGCGACCCCGGCGCAACTGGCCGAGGCGGCGAACGTGACCCGGGCGGCGATGACCAGCCGCCTGGACCGGCTCGACGAGGCCGGGCTGATCACCCGGCAGATGGACGGCGCCGACCGGCGGCGAGTGATCGTCCGGCCCACGCAGAAGGGCCGGGAGATGTGGAACAAATACATCTTCAAGGGCATGGCGGTCGACCAGCGGGCCCTCGGGGCACTCAGCGTGCAGGAATTGGCACAGCTCAACGGGATCCTGCGCAAAGTCCTACTATCCCTGGAGGAATAG